The sequence ATAGCAAGCGCAAGCTGTTCATCCCAATCAAGGCGTTTACGTGCACGTGCCATTTTGAGATCCCATTCTTTTGCACCGGGAACACCTTTGACGATATCAGCCGCATGTGCGGCGATACGTGCGGCGATGATACCTTCGACGACATCTTCTTTTGTCGGGAGTGCCAGATGTTCGGCAGGCGTTACATAGCAGAGGAAATCTGCCCCCGATACGGCGGCAAGCGTACCGCCGATCGCCGAAGTGATATGGTCATAGCCGGGCGCGATATCGGTAACAAGAGGCCCCAATACATAGAACGGAGCTCCTTTACAGATCTCTTTTTGCAGACGCATATTGGCTTCGATCTGATCGTACGGCATATGTCCCGGTCCTTCAACAAGCACTTGAATATCTTTTGCCCATGCACGATCGACGAGTTCACCCAAGGTAAGGAGTTCCTGCATCTGCGCGCGGTCGGTCGCATCAGCCAGACAGCCGGGGCGCAGACCGTCACCAAGACTGATCGTCACATCATAACGACTGCAAATATCGAGAAGATCGTCGTAACGTTCATAGAGCGGATTTTCTTTTCCGTTGTGAAGCATCCATGCCGTCAGGAACGAACCACCGCGGCTGACGACGTCCATTTCTCTGCCTTCCGCTTTGAGCGT is a genomic window of Selenomonadales bacterium containing:
- the thiC gene encoding phosphomethylpyrimidine synthase ThiC encodes the protein MATQMSMAKQGKITEQMAIVAEQEGVSAELIRERVAEGTISICANINHTALIPRGVGKGLSTKTNANIGTSSAFPDIAPELEKLDAAIKAGADAVMDLSTGDNIDATRKAIIERSSIIVGTVPIYQATVDAIKNRGAVVDMTADDMLHVIEQHAKDGADFMTLHCGVTQNVIRTLKAEGREMDVVSRGGSFLTAWMLHNGKENPLYERYDDLLDICSRYDVTISLGDGLRPGCLADATDRAQMQELLTLGELVDRAWAKDIQVLVEGPGHMPYDQIEANMRLQKEICKGAPFYVLGPLVTDIAPGYDHITSAIGGTLAAVSGADFLCYVTPAEHLALPTKEDVVEGIIAARIAAHAADIVKGVPGAKEWDLKMARARKRLDWDEQLALA